The following proteins come from a genomic window of Pseudomonas sp. J452:
- a CDS encoding MBL fold metallo-hydrolase — protein sequence MQITQLRNATLIVEFGEVRLLVDPMLAAQGQLPALKYLARRRRNPLVELPDNSSAQLQRVTHCLITHCQKGHFDHLDRTAIRWLRERNIPVLCMAEDADYLRKRRLNVQELPSQAGGAFFNGTIQAIPCLHGEGFIGSLMAHGYGYFIQIPHEPSLYIAGDTLLTADVRQCLTQLAPAVSVLPAGGARFDLGGDIIMGQADILAALQLSSGLIVANHLEALDHCPVTRAGLLQEATRRGLGERLRVPLDGETLQFSTEKQKLVAI from the coding sequence ATGCAAATCACCCAACTGCGCAATGCCACCCTGATCGTCGAGTTCGGCGAAGTTCGCCTGCTGGTCGACCCCATGCTGGCCGCCCAGGGCCAGCTGCCCGCGCTCAAGTACCTCGCCCGGCGCCGGCGCAATCCGCTGGTCGAGCTGCCGGACAACTCCAGCGCACAGCTGCAGCGCGTCACCCATTGCCTGATCACCCATTGCCAGAAAGGCCATTTCGACCATCTCGACCGCACCGCCATCCGCTGGCTGCGCGAACGCAATATCCCGGTGCTGTGCATGGCGGAGGACGCGGACTACCTGCGCAAACGCCGGCTCAACGTGCAGGAACTGCCCAGCCAGGCAGGCGGGGCGTTCTTCAACGGCACGATCCAGGCGATCCCCTGCCTACACGGCGAGGGCTTTATCGGCAGCCTGATGGCCCACGGCTATGGCTACTTCATCCAGATCCCCCACGAACCCAGCCTCTATATCGCCGGTGACACCCTGCTCACTGCAGACGTGCGCCAGTGCCTGACACAACTGGCGCCGGCGGTCAGCGTGCTGCCGGCCGGTGGCGCGCGCTTCGATCTGGGCGGCGATATCATCATGGGCCAGGCCGACATTCTCGCAGCGCTCCAGCTCAGCAGCGGCCTCATCGTCGCCAACCACCTGGAAGCCCTCGATCATTGCCCGGTGACCCGCGCCGGCTTGCTGCAGGAGGCCACGCGCCGGGGACTCGGCGAGCGCCTACGCGTACCGCTGGATGGCGAGACCCTGCAGTTCTCGACGGAGAAGCAAAAGCTGGTCGCCATCTAG
- a CDS encoding UTRA domain-containing protein yields MRDEAPRTVTAICRALQEQIEHGLLTQGSQLPAERKLSELFETTRITLREALGQLEAEGLIYREERRGWFVSPPRLAYNPLVRSHFHAMVREQGRQSSTELLSARLIPAPVDICALLELPALSAVLQIRRARRIDGRLVLYVEHYLNPAYFPGILQFDLTCSLTELYASEYAIHYGRVRFDILPTALPAEAANSLKTTLGSPALRITRVNRDQHGRLIDCDLEFWRHDAIHVSVEVPE; encoded by the coding sequence ATGCGCGATGAAGCGCCCCGTACCGTTACCGCCATCTGCCGAGCCTTGCAGGAGCAGATCGAACATGGCCTGCTGACGCAGGGCAGCCAGCTGCCGGCCGAGCGCAAGCTCAGCGAGCTGTTCGAGACCACCCGCATTACCCTGCGCGAGGCGCTGGGGCAGCTGGAAGCCGAAGGCCTGATCTACCGCGAGGAGCGTCGCGGCTGGTTCGTTTCGCCACCGCGCCTGGCCTACAACCCGCTGGTGCGCAGCCACTTCCATGCGATGGTGCGCGAGCAGGGGCGGCAGTCGTCCACCGAGCTGCTCAGTGCCAGGCTGATCCCGGCGCCGGTGGATATCTGCGCGCTGCTGGAGTTGCCGGCGCTGTCGGCGGTATTGCAGATCCGCCGCGCGCGGCGTATCGACGGGCGCCTGGTGCTGTACGTCGAGCACTACCTGAATCCGGCTTACTTCCCCGGCATCCTGCAGTTCGACCTGACCTGCTCGCTGACTGAGCTGTATGCCAGCGAGTACGCCATTCACTACGGGCGGGTGCGTTTCGACATCCTGCCCACCGCCTTGCCGGCCGAGGCGGCGAACAGCCTGAAGACCACCCTGGGCAGCCCGGCACTGCGCATCACCCGGGTGAACCGTGACCAGCACGGGCGGCTGATCGATTGCGACCTGGAGTTCTGGCGCCATGACGCCATTCACGTCAGCGTCGAAGTGCCGGAGTGA